From one Streptomyces chromofuscus genomic stretch:
- the mmsB gene encoding multiple monosaccharide ABC transporter permease translates to MSTDVTAKTPAPAPPGKGGAGAGDGLLQMVLDGMRRNMRQYGMLIALGLIVVLFAVWTDGDLLLPRNVSNLVLQNSYILILAIGMMLVIIAGHIDLSVGSLTAFVGSMAAVFMVKNDMPWPLAVILCLAMGAVAGAAQGFFIAYGGIPSFIVTLAGMLIFRGLTEIFLEGQTLGPFPEGLQKVANGFLPEVGPNTNYHNLTLLLGFAMIAFVVFQEFRDRRRQQEFHLDVPPFNLFLLKLVALGAAILTLTLLLASYKGAPIVLLILGVLLVGFGYVMRNAIIGRHIYAIGGNLPAAKLSGVKDKKVTFLVFLNMGMLAALAGLVFAARFNAASPKAGLNFELEAIAASFIGGASMSGGVGTVLGAIIGGLVLGVLNNGMNLVGIGTDWQQVIKGLVLLAAVGFDVWNKRKVGS, encoded by the coding sequence ATGAGCACGGATGTGACCGCCAAGACCCCGGCCCCCGCGCCGCCGGGCAAGGGCGGAGCGGGCGCGGGTGACGGTCTGCTCCAGATGGTGCTGGACGGGATGCGCCGCAACATGCGGCAGTACGGCATGCTGATCGCCCTCGGCCTGATCGTGGTGCTGTTCGCCGTGTGGACCGACGGCGACCTGCTGCTGCCGCGCAACGTCTCCAACCTGGTGCTGCAGAACAGCTACATCCTGATCCTGGCGATCGGCATGATGCTGGTCATCATCGCGGGCCACATCGACCTGTCGGTCGGCTCGTTGACGGCGTTCGTCGGCTCGATGGCGGCCGTGTTCATGGTGAAGAACGACATGCCATGGCCGCTCGCGGTGATCCTCTGCCTCGCCATGGGCGCGGTGGCCGGGGCCGCGCAAGGCTTCTTCATCGCGTACGGCGGCATACCGTCGTTCATCGTGACCCTCGCGGGCATGCTGATCTTCCGCGGTCTGACCGAGATCTTCCTCGAGGGCCAGACCCTCGGCCCGTTCCCGGAGGGCCTGCAGAAGGTCGCCAACGGCTTCCTGCCCGAGGTCGGCCCCAACACCAACTACCACAACCTCACCCTGCTGCTCGGCTTCGCGATGATCGCGTTCGTGGTCTTCCAGGAGTTCCGCGACCGCCGCCGGCAGCAGGAGTTCCACCTCGACGTCCCGCCCTTCAACCTCTTCCTGCTGAAGCTGGTCGCGCTCGGCGCCGCCATCCTCACGCTGACGCTGCTGCTGGCCAGCTACAAGGGCGCCCCGATCGTGCTGCTGATCCTGGGCGTGCTGCTCGTCGGCTTCGGTTACGTGATGCGCAACGCCATCATCGGCCGGCACATCTACGCCATCGGCGGCAACCTCCCCGCCGCCAAGCTGTCCGGCGTCAAGGACAAGAAGGTCACCTTCCTGGTCTTCCTGAACATGGGCATGCTTGCGGCCCTGGCGGGTCTGGTCTTCGCCGCCCGCTTCAACGCGGCCTCGCCCAAGGCCGGCCTCAACTTCGAGCTGGAGGCGATCGCGGCCTCGTTCATCGGCGGTGCGTCGATGAGCGGCGGTGTCGGCACCGTGCTCGGCGCGATCATCGGCGGTCTGGTCCTGGGCGTGTTGAACAACGGTATGAACCTCGTCGGCATCGGCACCGACTGGCAGCAGGTCATCAAGGGCCTGGTGCTCCTGGCGGCGGTCGGCTTCGACGTGTGGAACAAGCGCAAGGTCGGTTCATAG
- the chvE gene encoding multiple monosaccharide ABC transporter substrate-binding protein — protein MRNRRAALSAISAAACLALTLTACGQSGEGGSKEDSGSSEGATIGIAMPTKSSERWIADGNNVVKDLESKGYKTKLVYGEDDPDQQVSQVENLITQGVKALIVAAIDNKSMNNVLQQAKDANIPVISYDRLILGTENVDYYASFDNEKVGELQGTYIVDKLGLKDGSKKGPFNIELFAGSNDDNNTRYFFQGAMNVLQPYIDKKQLVVRSGQTELTQVTTLRWDGGTAQKRMDDILTSAYKSERVDAVLSPYDGISIGILSALKSDDYGSKSKPLPIVTGQDAEVASVKSIIADEQSMTVYKDTRELAKVASNMVDALLNDKKPEVNDEKTYDNGSKVVPAYLLEPVSVDKTNYKETVVDSGYIKESDLN, from the coding sequence ATGCGTAACCGCAGAGCCGCACTCTCCGCCATATCCGCAGCCGCCTGTCTCGCCCTCACCCTCACCGCCTGCGGCCAGAGCGGCGAGGGCGGCAGCAAGGAGGACTCGGGCAGCTCCGAGGGCGCCACCATCGGCATCGCGATGCCGACCAAGTCCTCCGAGCGGTGGATCGCCGACGGCAACAACGTCGTCAAGGACCTGGAGTCCAAGGGCTACAAGACCAAGCTCGTGTACGGCGAGGACGACCCCGACCAGCAGGTCTCCCAGGTCGAGAACCTGATCACGCAGGGCGTCAAGGCGCTGATCGTCGCGGCCATCGACAACAAGTCGATGAACAACGTCCTGCAGCAGGCCAAGGACGCCAACATCCCGGTGATCAGCTACGACCGCCTGATCCTCGGCACGGAGAACGTCGACTACTACGCCTCCTTCGACAACGAGAAGGTCGGCGAGCTCCAGGGCACCTACATCGTCGACAAGCTCGGCCTGAAGGACGGCAGCAAGAAGGGCCCCTTCAACATCGAGTTGTTCGCCGGCTCCAACGACGACAACAACACCCGCTACTTCTTCCAGGGCGCGATGAACGTCCTGCAGCCCTACATCGACAAGAAGCAGCTGGTGGTCCGCTCCGGGCAGACCGAGCTGACCCAGGTCACCACCCTGCGCTGGGACGGCGGCACCGCGCAGAAGCGCATGGACGACATCCTGACCTCGGCGTACAAGTCCGAGCGGGTGGACGCCGTGCTCTCGCCGTACGACGGCATCTCCATCGGCATCCTGTCCGCGCTGAAGTCCGACGACTACGGCTCCAAGAGCAAGCCGCTGCCGATCGTCACCGGCCAGGACGCCGAGGTCGCCTCGGTGAAGTCGATCATCGCCGACGAGCAGTCGATGACCGTCTACAAGGACACCCGCGAGCTCGCCAAGGTGGCCTCGAACATGGTGGACGCGCTGCTCAACGACAAGAAGCCCGAGGTCAACGACGAGAAGACCTACGACAACGGCTCGAAGGTCGTCCCGGCCTACCTGCTCGAGCCGGTCAGCGTCGACAAGACCAACTACAAGGAGACGGTGGTCGACTCCGGATACATCAAGGAAAGCGACCTCAACTAA
- a CDS encoding nucleotide sugar dehydrogenase encodes MTGTAELAVIGLGYVGLPLAREAATVGLKVVGLDRDPRVVAGLNAGRSHVDDVSDEDVHRMLAAGFLAYTDDACLARAQTVVICVPTPLNGDGGPDLSAVTAAVRAVAGRLRRGQLVVLESTTYPGTTEEVVRPLLEQESGLRAGEDFALAFSPERIDPGNTGHGLRDTPKVVGGCTPACAARAVAFYGKLVDTVVQAKGTREAEMAKLLENTYRHVNIALVNELAVISHELGVDLWDAIRCASTKPFGFQAFRPGAGVGGHCIPIDPNYLSYKVRASLGYEFRFVELAQEINRRMPEYVVRRAQDLLNTSGRPLRGSRVLLLGVTYKPDVADQRESPAVPVARLLRQREAEVTFHDPHVTEWRVDDVPVPRVDDPRAAVTDQDLTILLQDHSSYDLPALADAARLFFDTRGRIFRPGVEVL; translated from the coding sequence ATGACCGGCACCGCCGAACTCGCGGTGATCGGACTCGGTTACGTCGGGCTGCCGCTCGCACGGGAGGCGGCGACGGTCGGCCTGAAGGTGGTGGGCCTCGACCGGGACCCCCGGGTCGTCGCCGGGCTCAACGCCGGACGCTCCCACGTCGACGACGTGTCCGACGAGGACGTCCACCGGATGCTGGCGGCCGGCTTCCTCGCGTACACCGACGACGCGTGCCTCGCCCGCGCGCAGACCGTGGTGATCTGCGTGCCGACCCCGCTCAACGGGGACGGCGGGCCCGACCTGAGCGCGGTCACCGCCGCCGTCCGCGCGGTGGCGGGCCGGCTGCGGCGCGGACAGCTCGTCGTGCTGGAGTCCACCACCTACCCGGGCACCACCGAGGAGGTCGTACGGCCGCTGCTGGAGCAGGAATCCGGGCTGCGGGCCGGGGAGGACTTCGCCCTCGCCTTCTCGCCGGAACGCATCGACCCCGGCAACACCGGGCACGGGCTGCGCGACACCCCGAAGGTCGTCGGCGGCTGCACCCCCGCGTGCGCCGCCCGGGCGGTCGCCTTCTACGGCAAGCTCGTCGACACGGTCGTCCAGGCGAAGGGCACCCGCGAGGCCGAGATGGCCAAGCTGCTGGAGAACACCTACCGGCACGTCAACATCGCCCTCGTCAACGAACTCGCCGTCATCAGCCACGAGCTGGGCGTCGACCTGTGGGACGCGATCCGCTGCGCGAGCACGAAGCCGTTCGGCTTCCAGGCGTTCCGGCCGGGCGCCGGGGTCGGCGGGCACTGCATACCCATCGACCCGAACTACCTGTCGTACAAGGTGCGTGCGTCGCTCGGCTACGAGTTCCGGTTCGTCGAGCTGGCCCAGGAGATCAACCGGCGGATGCCGGAGTACGTCGTACGCCGCGCCCAGGACCTCCTCAACACCTCCGGCCGGCCGCTGCGCGGCTCCCGGGTGCTGCTGCTCGGGGTGACCTACAAGCCCGACGTCGCCGACCAGCGGGAGAGCCCGGCCGTGCCGGTGGCCCGGCTGCTGCGGCAGCGCGAGGCCGAGGTCACCTTCCACGACCCGCACGTCACCGAGTGGCGCGTCGACGACGTGCCGGTGCCCCGCGTCGACGACCCGAGGGCCGCCGTGACCGACCAGGACCTGACGATCCTGCTCCAGGACCACTCGTCCTACGACCTGCCCGCCCTCGCCGACGCGGCCCGCCTGTTCTTCGACACCCGGGGGCGGATCTTCCGGCCCGGGGTCGAGGTGCTGTGA
- a CDS encoding glycosyltransferase family protein codes for MRILVVTVVHHPEDARILHREIAALAERGHRIVYAAPFGARGVVPRPGVEGVDLPRAAGRERRAALRAARALLAERGPEADVVLLHDPELLLALPGTLRGWRRAGRAPVTVWDVHEDTAAALSMKRWVPAALRPPLKVAVRAAERLAERHVRLLLAEDAYRARFRRPHPVVPNLPTVPPGPAQPPGTDRVVYLGHLSRARGALDLVETARLLGPDVRVEVIGAADPDVRGPLTEADRDGVLAWHGYLPNDRALALLSGALAGLSLLHDQPNYRHSQPTKVVEYMAHGIPVVTTPNPLAAGLVTRHRCGLVVPYEDPAAAADAVRRLRADAALRLGTAERGRAAALAELDWAERSAEFTDRLETWVKEASGGPGGHGPGRVPDAAGTRRR; via the coding sequence ATGCGGATACTCGTGGTCACCGTCGTCCACCATCCCGAGGACGCGCGGATACTGCACCGGGAGATCGCCGCCCTTGCCGAGCGCGGTCACCGGATCGTGTACGCCGCCCCGTTCGGCGCGCGCGGGGTGGTACCGCGCCCGGGCGTCGAGGGCGTGGACCTGCCCCGGGCCGCCGGCCGGGAGCGCCGGGCGGCTCTGCGCGCGGCGCGCGCCCTGCTCGCCGAGCGGGGACCGGAGGCGGACGTGGTGCTGCTGCACGACCCGGAACTGCTGCTCGCCCTGCCGGGCACCCTGCGCGGGTGGCGGCGGGCCGGCCGGGCCCCGGTGACCGTGTGGGACGTGCACGAGGACACGGCGGCGGCGCTGTCGATGAAGCGCTGGGTGCCGGCGGCGCTGCGGCCGCCGCTGAAGGTGGCGGTGCGGGCGGCGGAACGCCTGGCCGAGCGGCACGTGCGGCTGCTGCTCGCCGAGGACGCCTACCGGGCGCGGTTCCGCCGGCCCCATCCCGTCGTGCCGAACCTGCCGACCGTGCCGCCCGGGCCGGCCCAGCCGCCCGGCACGGACCGGGTCGTCTACCTGGGGCACCTGTCCCGGGCGCGCGGCGCGCTCGACCTCGTCGAAACGGCGCGGCTGCTGGGGCCGGACGTGCGGGTCGAGGTGATCGGCGCGGCCGACCCCGACGTGCGCGGCCCGCTCACCGAGGCCGACCGCGACGGCGTCCTGGCCTGGCACGGCTACCTGCCCAACGACCGTGCGCTCGCGCTGCTGTCCGGGGCGCTGGCCGGACTGTCCCTGCTGCACGACCAGCCCAACTACCGCCACTCGCAGCCCACCAAGGTCGTCGAATACATGGCCCACGGCATCCCCGTCGTCACCACGCCGAACCCCCTGGCGGCCGGCCTGGTGACCCGGCACCGCTGCGGTCTCGTCGTCCCGTACGAGGACCCGGCGGCGGCCGCGGATGCGGTGCGCCGGCTGCGCGCCGACGCGGCGCTGCGCCTGGGCACGGCCGAACGCGGCCGGGCCGCGGCGCTGGCCGAGCTCGACTGGGCGGAGCGATCGGCCGAGTTCACGGACCGGCTGGAGACCTGGGTGAAGGAGGCCTCCGGCGGGCCGGGCGGACACGGCCCGGGCCGCGTGCCGGACGCCGCTGGAACCCGACGACGCTGA
- a CDS encoding SCO2400 family protein has protein sequence MDYCHPCRRHLNGALACPGCGAPADQLPPYAEETVVHTVVRTDVRTDVRTDVRTDVVTVIRPADPGEPYDEDAADTADDDESRAGSRRRQTGVSRRDRKAAAHRRRRRRALLVAVGFVLAAGALSLAELGLDGPGSDQNPAAAGDPSADGGASAESEETTDPLSGATGGAAPGTGTASPDASSSPSPSTSGKDEDDKDGKESASPSEADASSPSDTAPDPSVSTPAAPPAADPTPTPTADPTPPPPTPEPSPSETCDRFLWWCT, from the coding sequence ATGGACTACTGCCACCCGTGCCGACGGCACCTGAATGGCGCCCTCGCCTGCCCGGGATGCGGCGCACCGGCCGACCAGCTCCCTCCGTACGCGGAGGAGACAGTCGTGCACACCGTCGTCCGCACGGACGTGCGCACGGATGTGCGGACCGACGTGCGTACGGACGTCGTCACGGTGATCCGGCCGGCCGACCCCGGCGAGCCGTACGACGAGGACGCCGCGGATACCGCCGACGACGACGAGTCCCGGGCCGGGTCCCGGCGCCGGCAGACCGGCGTGAGCCGCCGGGACCGCAAGGCCGCCGCGCACCGCAGGCGGCGCCGCCGCGCCCTGCTCGTCGCGGTCGGCTTCGTGCTGGCCGCCGGCGCCCTGAGCCTCGCCGAACTCGGCCTGGACGGACCGGGGTCGGACCAGAACCCGGCGGCGGCCGGGGACCCCTCGGCGGACGGCGGCGCGTCGGCCGAGTCGGAGGAGACGACGGACCCGCTGAGCGGCGCCACCGGCGGTGCCGCCCCGGGCACGGGCACGGCCTCCCCGGACGCCTCGTCCTCCCCGTCCCCGTCGACGTCCGGCAAGGACGAGGACGACAAGGACGGCAAGGAGTCGGCGAGCCCGTCCGAGGCGGACGCGTCGTCCCCGTCGGACACGGCCCCCGACCCCTCGGTCTCCACACCGGCGGCCCCGCCCGCGGCGGACCCGACGCCGACGCCGACGGCGGACCCGACGCCTCCGCCGCCCACTCCTGAGCCGTCCCCCTCCGAGACGTGCGACCGCTTCCTGTGGTGGTGCACCTAG
- a CDS encoding mandelate racemase/muconate lactonizing enzyme family protein has product MRITGISTHVVGTPWRNLTYVQVHTDEGITGVGETRMLGHTDALLGYLKEAEANHILGSDPFAVEDLVRRMKYGDYGRAGEIVMSGIAVVEMACWDIKGKALGVPVWQLLGGRVTDKVKAYANGWYTTERTPEAYHKAAQEVMARGYRALKIDPFGTGHFELDHRQTLYAVSLIEAVRDAIGPEAELMLEMHGRFSPATAVRLAHELAPFKPAWLEEPVPPENLKALKKVAEKVDMPVATGERIHDRIEFRELFEDQSVDIIQPDVGHIGGIWETRKLAATAETHYMLVAPHNVGGPVLTAASLQVGFTSPNFKILEHFNDFADAEIKKVVRGAPQVNPEDGCFHLSDAPGLGVELDTDAAAEFPQQQARFDLWAEGWEQRKPKATQP; this is encoded by the coding sequence GTGCGCATCACCGGAATCAGCACGCACGTGGTCGGGACGCCGTGGCGCAACCTGACGTACGTCCAGGTGCACACCGACGAGGGGATCACTGGAGTCGGGGAGACCCGGATGCTGGGCCACACCGACGCCCTCCTCGGCTACCTGAAGGAGGCCGAGGCCAACCACATTCTCGGTTCCGACCCGTTCGCCGTGGAAGACCTGGTCCGCCGCATGAAGTACGGCGACTACGGGCGCGCCGGCGAGATCGTGATGTCGGGCATCGCGGTGGTCGAGATGGCCTGCTGGGACATCAAGGGCAAGGCGCTCGGCGTGCCGGTGTGGCAGCTGCTGGGCGGCAGGGTCACCGACAAGGTCAAGGCGTACGCCAACGGCTGGTACACCACGGAGCGCACGCCCGAGGCGTATCACAAGGCCGCCCAGGAGGTCATGGCCCGCGGCTACCGGGCGCTGAAGATCGACCCCTTCGGCACCGGTCACTTCGAGCTGGACCACCGGCAGACCCTGTACGCCGTCTCCCTCATCGAGGCGGTCCGCGACGCCATCGGCCCCGAGGCCGAGCTGATGCTGGAGATGCACGGCCGCTTCTCCCCCGCCACCGCCGTCCGGCTCGCCCACGAGCTGGCGCCGTTCAAGCCGGCCTGGCTGGAGGAGCCGGTCCCGCCGGAGAACCTCAAGGCGCTGAAGAAGGTCGCCGAGAAGGTGGACATGCCGGTCGCCACCGGTGAGCGCATCCACGACCGGATCGAGTTCCGCGAGCTGTTCGAGGATCAGTCCGTCGACATCATCCAGCCGGACGTCGGCCACATCGGCGGCATCTGGGAGACGCGCAAGCTGGCCGCCACCGCCGAGACCCACTACATGCTGGTCGCGCCGCACAACGTGGGCGGCCCCGTGCTGACCGCCGCCTCGCTCCAGGTCGGCTTCACCTCCCCCAACTTCAAGATCCTCGAACACTTCAACGACTTCGCCGACGCGGAGATCAAGAAGGTCGTCAGGGGCGCGCCCCAGGTGAACCCCGAGGACGGGTGCTTCCACCTGTCCGACGCCCCCGGCCTCGGCGTCGAGCTGGACACCGACGCCGCCGCCGAGTTCCCGCAGCAGCAGGCCCGCTTCGACCTGTGGGCCGAGGGCTGGGAGCAGCGCAAGCCGAAGGCGACGCAGCCGTGA
- a CDS encoding glycosyltransferase family 4 protein → MSRHIPRALSLAASVAWGELRHDPLRAALLGVRLLPPPVRRRVRPLETRLADRARTAGPAAAPSGVRVPPPPVRRVRPVPGRVLHLVTNGLPFKHAGYTVRTQQIAEAQRAAGLDPHVVTRIGFPVAQGVLNAGPVQTVGGVPQHRLLPPWLPYGQAALLARNAELAGRLVQRLRPAVLHPATDHGNGRVALALRAAYGLPVVYEVRGFLEDTWLTQAPGRSPADPTYRARRELETHCMREADLVLTLGAAMKAEIVARGVPEERVLIVPNAVDAEFLAPLPDGAPLRARLGIAPDDFVVGTVSSLTPHEGIGTLLHAGAELRRRGVPLRLLIVGEGPERAALLRLAGRLGLDDGTAVFTGRVPYSQVRGFHAVLDLFAVPRTDERVCRLVTPLKPVEAMASGLPVAASDLPALRELVKPGVTGQLVPPSSEQAWADAIEFLLYSRKRSEWGTAAREIVTRDRTWTRVAMTTREAYRALGCL, encoded by the coding sequence ATGTCGCGTCATATCCCCCGTGCGCTCAGTCTGGCCGCATCCGTGGCGTGGGGCGAGCTGCGTCATGACCCCCTCCGGGCGGCACTGCTGGGGGTACGGCTGCTGCCGCCGCCCGTGCGGCGCCGGGTCCGGCCGCTGGAAACGCGGCTCGCCGACCGGGCCCGGACGGCCGGGCCGGCCGCTGCTCCATCCGGGGTACGGGTGCCTCCGCCGCCCGTCCGCAGGGTGCGGCCGGTGCCGGGGCGGGTGCTCCATCTGGTGACCAACGGGCTGCCGTTCAAGCACGCCGGTTACACCGTGCGCACGCAGCAGATCGCCGAGGCGCAGCGCGCCGCCGGGCTCGATCCGCACGTGGTGACGCGGATCGGGTTCCCGGTGGCGCAGGGGGTGCTGAACGCCGGTCCGGTGCAGACGGTGGGCGGGGTGCCGCAGCACCGGCTGCTGCCGCCGTGGCTGCCGTACGGGCAGGCGGCGTTGCTGGCCCGCAACGCGGAGCTGGCCGGCCGGCTGGTCCAGCGGCTGCGGCCCGCGGTGCTGCACCCGGCCACCGACCACGGCAACGGGCGGGTGGCGCTGGCCCTGCGCGCGGCGTACGGGCTGCCGGTGGTCTACGAGGTGCGCGGCTTCCTGGAGGACACCTGGCTGACCCAGGCGCCGGGGCGGAGTCCGGCCGACCCGACGTACCGGGCCCGGCGTGAACTGGAGACGCACTGCATGCGCGAGGCGGACCTGGTGCTGACGCTGGGCGCGGCGATGAAGGCGGAGATCGTGGCACGCGGGGTGCCCGAGGAGCGGGTGCTGATCGTGCCGAACGCGGTGGACGCGGAGTTCCTCGCCCCGCTGCCCGACGGGGCCCCGCTGCGGGCCCGGCTCGGCATCGCGCCGGACGACTTCGTGGTCGGCACGGTCAGCAGCCTTACTCCACACGAGGGAATCGGCACATTGCTCCATGCGGGTGCCGAGCTGAGGCGTCGCGGAGTGCCGCTGCGGCTGCTGATCGTGGGGGAAGGACCGGAGCGCGCGGCGCTGCTGCGGCTGGCCGGGCGGCTGGGTCTGGACGACGGGACCGCCGTGTTCACCGGCCGGGTGCCCTACTCCCAAGTCCGCGGTTTTCACGCCGTGTTGGACCTGTTCGCGGTGCCGCGCACGGACGAGCGCGTGTGCCGGCTGGTGACGCCGCTGAAGCCGGTCGAGGCGATGGCGAGCGGACTGCCGGTGGCCGCCAGCGATCTCCCCGCGCTGCGGGAGCTCGTCAAGCCGGGAGTGACCGGACAGCTCGTTCCGCCGTCCTCCGAGCAGGCTTGGGCAGATGCGATCGAATTCCTTCTTTACAGTCGAAAGCGGTCCGAATGGGGTACGGCCGCTCGCGAGATCGTGACGCGCGACCGCACCTGGACGCGGGTCGCCATGACGACCCGGGAGGCGTACCGCGCCCTCGGCTGTCTGTGA
- the mmsA gene encoding multiple monosaccharide ABC transporter ATP-binding protein has protein sequence MAGPVLEMRSIVKTFPGVKALSDVTLTVRQGEVHAICGENGAGKSTLMKVLSGVHPHGTYQGDILFEGEVCEFKDIRASEQRGIVIIHQELALSPYLSLAENIFLGNEHAKGGFIDWRQTLQHATELLRRVGLSDHPDTRVADIGVGKQQLVEIAKALSKKVKLLILDEPTAALNDEDSGKLLDLILELKKQGITSIIISHKLNEIRKVADSVTILRDGRTIETLDVKAPETTEDRIISGMVGRDLEHRFPERTPHEPEKGAAPALEIRNWTVHHPIDQQRKVVDDVSLSVRRGEIVGIAGLMGAGRTELAMSVFGRTYGRYHGGTVLKDGREIRTKTVPEAVKNGIAYVTEDRKHYGLNLIDTINRNISLSALGKVANRGVVDEHEERQVAEGFRKSMNIKAPTVFEPVGKLSGGNQQKVVLSKWIFAGPDVLVLDEPTRGIDVGAKYEIYTVIDQLAAQGKAVVFISSELPELLGMCDRIYTMAAGRLTGEFSRVEASQESLMRQMTKDKEVTR, from the coding sequence ATGGCGGGACCCGTCCTGGAAATGCGCTCGATCGTCAAGACCTTTCCCGGCGTCAAGGCGCTGTCGGACGTCACGCTGACCGTCCGGCAGGGCGAGGTCCACGCCATCTGCGGGGAGAACGGCGCCGGCAAGTCGACCCTGATGAAGGTCCTCTCCGGCGTCCACCCGCACGGCACCTACCAGGGGGACATCCTCTTCGAGGGAGAGGTCTGCGAGTTCAAGGACATCCGCGCGAGCGAGCAGCGCGGCATCGTCATCATCCACCAGGAGCTGGCGCTGTCGCCGTACCTCTCCCTCGCGGAGAACATCTTCCTCGGCAACGAGCACGCCAAGGGTGGTTTCATCGACTGGCGGCAGACCCTGCAGCACGCCACCGAGCTGCTGCGGCGGGTCGGTCTGTCCGACCACCCGGACACCCGCGTCGCCGACATCGGCGTGGGCAAGCAGCAGCTCGTGGAGATCGCGAAGGCCCTGTCGAAGAAGGTGAAGCTGCTCATCCTCGACGAGCCGACCGCGGCCCTGAACGACGAGGACAGCGGCAAACTCCTGGATCTGATCCTGGAGTTGAAGAAGCAGGGCATCACCTCGATCATCATCTCCCACAAGCTCAACGAGATCCGCAAGGTCGCCGACTCGGTGACGATCCTGCGCGACGGGCGCACCATCGAGACGCTCGATGTGAAGGCCCCGGAGACCACCGAGGACCGGATCATCAGCGGCATGGTCGGCCGCGACCTGGAGCACCGCTTCCCGGAGCGCACCCCGCACGAGCCCGAGAAGGGCGCGGCTCCCGCGCTGGAGATCCGCAACTGGACGGTGCACCACCCGATCGACCAGCAGCGCAAGGTGGTCGACGACGTGTCACTGTCCGTGCGGCGCGGGGAGATCGTGGGGATCGCGGGCCTGATGGGCGCCGGCCGCACCGAGCTCGCGATGAGCGTCTTCGGGCGGACGTACGGCCGTTACCACGGCGGTACGGTCCTCAAGGACGGCAGGGAGATCCGTACCAAGACCGTCCCCGAGGCGGTCAAGAACGGCATCGCGTACGTCACCGAGGACCGCAAGCACTACGGCCTCAATCTCATCGACACCATCAACCGGAACATCTCGCTCAGCGCGCTGGGCAAGGTGGCCAACCGTGGTGTGGTCGACGAGCACGAGGAACGGCAGGTCGCCGAGGGCTTCCGCAAGTCCATGAACATCAAGGCGCCGACCGTCTTCGAGCCGGTGGGCAAGCTGTCCGGTGGCAACCAGCAGAAGGTCGTCCTCAGCAAGTGGATCTTCGCGGGTCCGGACGTGCTCGTCCTGGACGAGCCGACGCGCGGCATCGACGTCGGCGCCAAGTACGAGATCTACACGGTCATCGACCAACTGGCCGCCCAGGGCAAGGCGGTCGTCTTCATCTCCTCCGAGCTGCCGGAGCTGCTCGGCATGTGCGACCGCATCTACACGATGGCCGCGGGCCGGCTGACCGGTGAGTTCTCGCGGGTCGAGGCCTCACAGGAATCGCTGATGCGTCAGATGACGAAGGACAAAGAGGTAACGCGATGA
- a CDS encoding zinc-dependent alcohol dehydrogenase — protein MSTAVVVDAPGEHRLVAHTPRPPGPGEAQVRVHAVGICGSDREVYQGNRPEGYVRYPLTPGHEWSGTVAEAGPGVPASLVGRKVVGEGFRNCQVCDRCHAGDTTLCTDGYEETGFTQPGAMAATLTLPARLLHVLPDDADLTAAALLEPAACVAAAALKAGAKPGERVAVVGTGTLGMFAVQFLRATSPAELLVVGTRPDRAAMARGFGATDFRTKDQELPGGFDVVIETAGSADAARGAAALLRRGGRLVLTGIPAPGADGLDPTDLVVRQLEVHTVFGAPPDAWAHAVRVFGAGLLDPVPMVTHELPLTEFSQAIELVGAGDPKVGKVLLRP, from the coding sequence GTGAGCACCGCCGTCGTCGTCGACGCCCCCGGCGAGCACCGGCTCGTCGCGCACACGCCCCGCCCGCCCGGCCCCGGCGAGGCGCAGGTCCGGGTGCACGCGGTCGGCATCTGCGGCAGCGACCGCGAGGTCTACCAGGGCAACCGGCCCGAGGGGTACGTCCGTTATCCCCTCACCCCCGGCCACGAGTGGTCCGGGACGGTGGCGGAGGCCGGCCCCGGGGTGCCCGCCTCACTGGTCGGCCGCAAGGTCGTCGGCGAGGGCTTCCGCAACTGCCAGGTGTGCGACCGCTGCCACGCGGGCGACACCACGCTGTGCACGGACGGGTACGAGGAGACCGGGTTCACCCAGCCCGGCGCGATGGCCGCCACCCTCACCCTTCCGGCCCGTCTGCTGCACGTCCTCCCGGACGACGCCGACCTGACGGCGGCGGCGCTGCTGGAGCCCGCCGCCTGCGTCGCCGCAGCGGCCCTCAAGGCCGGCGCGAAGCCGGGCGAGCGCGTGGCCGTGGTGGGCACCGGCACCCTCGGCATGTTCGCCGTGCAGTTCCTGCGGGCCACCTCCCCGGCCGAACTGCTGGTCGTCGGCACCCGCCCCGACCGCGCGGCCATGGCGCGGGGCTTCGGCGCCACCGACTTCCGCACCAAGGACCAGGAGCTGCCCGGCGGCTTCGACGTGGTGATCGAGACGGCCGGGTCCGCCGACGCCGCCCGGGGCGCCGCCGCGCTGCTGCGGCGCGGCGGGCGGCTGGTGCTGACGGGCATTCCGGCGCCGGGCGCCGACGGGCTGGACCCGACGGACCTGGTCGTCCGGCAGCTGGAGGTGCACACCGTCTTCGGGGCGCCGCCCGACGCCTGGGCGCACGCGGTGCGGGTGTTCGGCGCCGGGCTGCTCGATCCGGTGCCGATGGTCACCCACGAGCTGCCGCTGACCGAGTTCTCGCAGGCCATCGAGCTGGTCGGGGCCGGTGATCCGAAGGTCGGCAAGGTGCTGCTCCGCCCCTAG